In one Cervus elaphus chromosome 9, mCerEla1.1, whole genome shotgun sequence genomic region, the following are encoded:
- the LOC122700359 gene encoding olfactory receptor 7E24-like, with the protein MESQNLTGVSEFLLLGLSDDPNLQPLLFGLFLSLYLVTLFGNLLIILVISSDPHLHIPMYFFLSNLSLADISISTTTIPKMLMNLQTYNKSITYRGCLTQLTFFSLFAFLESLLLTVMAYDRLVAICNPLHYLVIMNPHTCGLLVLASFVISLLTSLLHYLMMLQLTFCENVEIPHFFCDPPQLVNLACSNTFISNLLIYFIGTIFGGVPLLGILYSYAQIISSILRVSSSDGKYKAFSTCGSHLSVVCLFLGTGLGMYVSSTVLSSPRKSAVASVMYTVVTPMLNPFIYSLRNKDIKNGLWRIFCRIILTEHLCHIVLGS; encoded by the coding sequence ATGGAGTCACAGAATCTAACAGGTGTCTCAGAATTCCTCCTCCTGGGCCTCTCAGATGATCCAAACCTGCAGCCCCTTCTCTTTGGGCTCTTTCTGTCCTTGTATCTGGTGACCTTGTTTGGGAATCTGCTCATCATCCTGGTCATCAGCTCTGACCCCCATCTCCACATCCCaatgtatttcttcctttccaatctgtccTTGGCTGACATCAGTATCagcaccaccaccatccccaagATGCTAATGAACCTCCAGACATACAACAAATCCATCACCTATAGAGGGTGTCTAACTCAACtaacctttttttctctttttgcatttttGGAGAGTCTACTTCTGACAGTGATGGCCTATGATCGACTGGTGGCCATTTGTAATCCTCTACACTACCTAGTCATCATGAATCCCCATACCTGTGGCTTGTTGGTCCTGGCATCATTTGTCATCAGCCTTTTGACCTCCCTGCTGCACTACTTGATGATGTTACAGCTTACCTTCTGTGAAAATGTGGAAATCCCTCATTTCTTTTGTGATCCTCCTCAACTTGTCAACCTTGCCTGTTCCAACACCTTCATCAGTAACCTATTAATCTAtttcattggtaccatctttggTGGAGTTCCACTCTTAGGAATCCTCTACTCTTATGCTCAAATTATATCCTCCATTCTAAGAGTCTCCTCATCAGATGGGAAGTAtaaagccttctccacctgtggctcTCACCTCTCAGTTGTTTGCTTATTTCTTGGAACAGGCCTTGGAATGTACGTTAGTTCAACTGTCTTATCTTCCCCCAGGAAGAGTGCAGTGGCCTCGGTGATGTACACTGTAGTCACCCCTatgctgaaccccttcatctacagtCTAAGGAACAAGGACATCAAGAATGGCCTGTGGAGGATTTTCTGCAGAATAATCTTAACTGAACATCTGTGTcatattgttttgggttcataA